Part of the Fusobacterium sp. FSA-380-WT-3A genome is shown below.
AATAATTTTATTTACAACTTCTGCTGTTTTTAAAGCATGATTAGTATAATCTCTATCTCCTAAAACTCCAGCTATAACTGTCATAGATAACATAAATCCAGCTTCTTTTGCTTTTAAAGAAGCCTCAACTATTTTTTCAGAAGTTACACCTTTCTTTATCTCTTTTAAAACTTCATTGTCTCCACTTTCTAATCCTATATATACAAGAGAAACTCCTTTTTCTCTAATTGCTTTTAGTTCCTCTGGTGTTTTAAATAATATAGATTTTGGACTAGCATATAAAGATATTCTTTCTCTTTCTGGAAATTTTTCATTTATATAATCTAATATTTCAAGTAATCTTGGTGTAGGAATAATTAAAGCATCTCCATCAGCTAGAAATATTTTTTCTACATATCTAATCTCTTTTCTAAATGTATCTATCTCTTCTTTTATTTGTTCAAATGGTTTTATAGTAAACTTTTTTCCTTTATACATTTTACAAAAAGTACATCTATTATGTGAACATCCTAGAGTAATTTGTAAAATTAAACTATAAGCTTCACTTGGGGGTCTGTACAAAGGATAATCATATATATCATCTATTGTTCTCATTTTTCCTCCTAAATCATTTGCAATATTAGAAAATTATATCATATTTAATTACTTTTTTCAATTTTACTATTAGTATATTTCTATATACTTAGTAAAAATTTTATAATCTTTAGCATTTTCTTTTAATAAATTAAAAACAAGTTTTTTATAATTTTCAATTTGTTCCTCTTCATATGTCCCTGTTTTATAATCTACAATTAAAATTTCCTTTTTCTTTTTATCTATCATTAATCTGTCAATTCTATAAAGTTGTTTATCTTCCTCAGAATAAATAGAATATTCATTATATATAATATCCCATTTTTTAGAAAAAATCTCTTCATTTTCCTCAATAATTCTTTTTATCCTAGAAAACGAAAGTATCTCTTTCTCCAATCTCTCTCTTTCAAATATAGTTCCATATTTAGATATAACTTTTTCTCTTGAAGTTAATATCTCCTCTTCCTCTCCATAATATATATTTTCTAAAAAAGAGTGAATTACATTTCCTATATTTCTTTTTTCCTCTATTTCCAGACTGTATCTATAAATATCCTCTTTAATTTTTTGAGAATTTTTAGAAAGACTTTCTTCTAAATATCTATTTTCACTAAAATCAATTATAATATTTTCATCTTTAGAATTTTTTTCTATATTTTCTTTTTTGCTTTCAAAAGATTTTATAACTCCTTGAATATAAATTTTATTTTCTGAAGTTACATATTCATTTATTACATTAGTTCCAACTCTATCTTTTATAAGTTTATTTACCAAAATTATAAGATTACTTTTTGGACGAGTAAGAGCCACATATAAATTATTTATCTCCTCTTCCTCATCTTTTTTATCTTTAATCTTTTTAAAATCGCTTATATTATCTAATTTTGATAAAATTTCTTCATAAGATGAATCTATAATAAGATACTCTTCTACTCCACTATAATCTTTATTAAATTTCAAATTAAATTTAAAACCTTTATCCACCTTTTTATTTTCATCAGAATAAACATAAATCACAGTGTCAAACTCCAACCCTTTAGATTTATGGATTGTCATCAAATTAACTCCGTTGGTATTTTTAGAAGTTACTTGTTGATATCTATCACTTGAAAAATTATTGTTTACTTCATAAAGAAATTCTTGAGGAGAATCAAATTCTTTAACAATTTCTACAAATTTATAGATATTTTTTATATCGTTTTCTTTTCTATAAATATCAACAATAGATAGAGTTTTTATACACTCTATTATGAAATTATCCAAAGATAAATTTTCATTATAAACTTCATATAAATAAATTATTTTGGCTATTATTTTTTTCTCTTCTGTATATTCATCTAAAGCTAAAATTTTCTCTAAGGTTTCCTTTATATTTTCGTTTGTTTGTAGATTAATATCTATTACTTTTTTTAGAAAATCATCTCCTACAAAAATAATATCATCTCTTAAAAATTCTAATAGATAAAATATATTATTCTTATAAAAATATTTTAAAAGTTTTAATATAGGAACTATACATCTATGCTCAAATATACTTTTTCTAGTTTCTAAAAAATAAGGAATTTTATTTTCATTTAATAAATTAGCTACCTCTATCAAAGTTTTATTTTTTCTAGCTAGTATTCCTACTCCTCTATAATCTCCTTTAAATTCATCATTTAAAGTTTTTAAAACCTCTTCTAAATATAGATTTTTTTCTACATTTTCACCTTTTTTAGATTTTTCACCTATACAGTTTACTATTTTTATTAATCCCTCTTCATCTTTTTTATTGCTATTAATATTTGAAAAATCCCAAGTAACATTTGCTTTTTCTGAAATATTTGTAAAAAATTCATTGGTAAAATTTACTATATTTTTTTCACTTCTAAAAGAAGTTTCTAAAGTTTCAACCTCTCCATTTAAAATATTTGGAAGTTCTGTAAAAAGATTTTTTTCTCCTCCACGCCAACCATAAATACTTTGCTTTTCATCACCAACACAAATTATATTTTCTGCACTGTAGAAAAAACTCTCTAGCA
Proteins encoded:
- a CDS encoding radical SAM protein yields the protein MDDIYDYPLYRPPSEAYSLILQITLGCSHNRCTFCKMYKGKKFTIKPFEQIKEEIDTFRKEIRYVEKIFLADGDALIIPTPRLLEILDYINEKFPERERISLYASPKSILFKTPEELKAIREKGVSLVYIGLESGDNEVLKEIKKGVTSEKIVEASLKAKEAGFMLSMTVIAGVLGDRDYTNHALKTAEVVNKIIPDYLSVLCLVVHDGTEIYDRILRGEFREAKGEDILKEIRMMIENINIPEGKKVIFRSNHASNYLGLKGDFPEDKEKFLSEINFVINNDYVRERNERYLRY
- a CDS encoding exodeoxyribonuclease V subunit beta; this encodes MSRKILKASAGTGKTYRLALEYVVSLLQGEKFSDIIVMTFTNKATGELEDRILEFLRDLTFETKDGVELKKNILNLYPNLEIKKSKIEKIYKEVLYNKENLKIFTLDAFKILIFKSVIAPMKGIISYDIIDENENLEILKKCFEKISADEELFEEFKDFFALRVERDINKYIEVLRDIIRDRWKYIFIKKGNFLKREGYDYSNDKFVEILSESEKLVKNFMIYKNKDSEPIGSYVNTIYQNYIKLENSDEKFEYIEKNWKEIFGKNFYNGSKIRKSKDEKVTEIIENLVELKEEFDRELAKKIFTEKVIPYENRVLSFLDTMYSLYDEFKLKEKKFTQDDIKDYLMIYMEDKNLNLIEDGKITPYMQEIIDSKCTSIFIDEFQDTSISQWKMLESFFYSAENIICVGDEKQSIYGWRGGEKNLFTELPNILNGEVETLETSFRSEKNIVNFTNEFFTNISEKANVTWDFSNINSNKKDEEGLIKIVNCIGEKSKKGENVEKNLYLEEVLKTLNDEFKGDYRGVGILARKNKTLIEVANLLNENKIPYFLETRKSIFEHRCIVPILKLLKYFYKNNIFYLLEFLRDDIIFVGDDFLKKVIDINLQTNENIKETLEKILALDEYTEEKKIIAKIIYLYEVYNENLSLDNFIIECIKTLSIVDIYRKENDIKNIYKFVEIVKEFDSPQEFLYEVNNNFSSDRYQQVTSKNTNGVNLMTIHKSKGLEFDTVIYVYSDENKKVDKGFKFNLKFNKDYSGVEEYLIIDSSYEEILSKLDNISDFKKIKDKKDEEEEINNLYVALTRPKSNLIILVNKLIKDRVGTNVINEYVTSENKIYIQGVIKSFESKKENIEKNSKDENIIIDFSENRYLEESLSKNSQKIKEDIYRYSLEIEEKRNIGNVIHSFLENIYYGEEEEILTSREKVISKYGTIFERERLEKEILSFSRIKRIIEENEEIFSKKWDIIYNEYSIYSEEDKQLYRIDRLMIDKKKKEILIVDYKTGTYEEEQIENYKKLVFNLLKENAKDYKIFTKYIEIY